In Uranotaenia lowii strain MFRU-FL chromosome 2, ASM2978415v1, whole genome shotgun sequence, one genomic interval encodes:
- the LOC129748007 gene encoding uncharacterized protein LOC129748007 — protein sequence MMKLIVVLSFILAVIALAKSNQLYKPDGPKVCGKLLRTPANVVEAFDIRQPADNPDTHCLVRCLGVINRYYDDETGPNWERIEEIHNGKPGLEDHRRDTSACIEAIQPEQYGDNYCHKSYLHFQCAMESYKKNIRKQE from the exons ATGATGAAGTTGATTGTGGTTCTATCTTTCATCTTGGCTGTG ATAGCCCTAGCCAAATCTAATCAGCTGTACAAACCAGACGGTCCCAAAGTCTGTGGAAAGCTGCTTAGAACTCCTGCTAATGTGGTGGAAGCGTTCGACATTCGGCAACCGGCTGACAATCCGGACACCCACTGCCTAGTTCGATGTTTGGGAGTTATCAACCGATACTACGACGACGAAACCGGGCCCAACTGGGAACGGATAGAGGAAATTCACAACGGAAAACCGGGACTGGAAGATCACCGGCGAGATACGAGCGCGTGCATCGAAGCTATTCAACCGGAACAGTACGGCGATAACTATTGCCACAAATCGTACTTGCATTTCCAGTGCGCAATGGAATCGTACAAGAAAAATATCAGAAAGCAAGAATAG